GGCCTAACTTCTTCCTGGAGGGAAAGCAGTCAGAAAACACAAGTCAGATCAACAATTCCTGTAAATTCAGGCCTGCTTGGCTTCGACAACCGCCATCGCCACTACGAACCAGGACACACGGAGCACTCCGCAGGCGGGACGCAGAtggggaggcaggcagaggcacGGGCTCCTGCTCCACGGCGGCCAGCCGTATTTATTTCCTCACACGGCGCACACCACCAGATTTCCACGTACAACCCTCGCTGcgcccgcccccctccccagcgctgACCCCGGGCGACGCTGCCCTCCTCAGGGAAACCCCGCCCGAGGCgcgggcagggccagggccggccccggcgctcCCGACAGCCCTCGGCCCTCACGGCCCCGGCCGCCtgccccccgcggcggggcaaCCCCCCACACacgccggcggccccgcggccccggagcggagccgcccggcccggcgcaggccccggcccggcgcagGGCCCCCGCCCACCGCGGCCCTAGCaacgcccgcccgccccggccccgctcaccgccgcgccgcgcctgGGCCTGCTGCCGAGCGCCACTGCGCACGCGTagccgcccgcccgggcccgccccccgcccgcggcccctgCGGATTGGTGGCGCTGCGGGTGACGTGCGCAGGCGGCGGCGgtgatggcggcggcgggcgcgttCAGCCTGCGGGAGGTCCTCGCCGCCTTCCAGACGTGCGTGACGGAGCGGcgggaggtgctgctgggccCCTACCTGTGCGGCTGGCGGGGGCTCATCCGGTGAGTGCCCtcggcggccgccccggggcccgggcccggccgccgcccgctAACGCGAGCGTGTCTTCCCCGCGCGCAGGTTCCTGCACAGCCTGGGCGCCATCTTCTCCTTCGTCTCCAAGGACGCGGTGGCCAAGGTGCAGATCATGGAGAACTACTGCCGCGGCGAGCAGCGGGAGAAGTACGTGTCGCTGCAGTCCATGGTGGAGTACGAGCTGGCCAGCGGGCTGGTGGACGTCCAGAAGCGGTCGGGGCGGCCCGACTCGGGCTGCCGCACCGTCCTGCGCCTCCACAGGGCCCTGCgctggctgcagctcttcctggAGGGTCTGAGGACCGGCGGGGAGGACTCCCGGACTTCGGTCATCTGCACGGACTCCTACAACGCTTCCCTGGCGAGCTACCACCCCTGGATCGTTCGCAAGACTGCCACGGTGGCCTTCTGCACGCTGCCGCCCCGAAACGCCTTCCTCGAGATCATGAACGTGGGCACGCCCGAGGAAGCTGTCGCTATGCTGGGTGAGGCCTTACCCCACATCTGCGATGTCTACGGCATCACCCAGGAGCTCTTTGCCCAGCATAAGCTGCTCGACCTTCCTTGACAGGAGGGATGTTAAAGAGCCACGCCACGTTCTGACAGAAGTTGGGTGAACCGGATGAAAACCGCGCGTTTTCACAGATGCGCAAGCGTCTGGTTCTCTGTCCGTGGTcactctccctttccttttccagtacGGAGCTGACAAGTTGGCAAAGCTACTCAGGATGCCTCACTTCatatgagaagaaaatgcagtgatttttctAATACGTATCTGTGTGCGTAGAGCCTCAGCactacagtaagaaaaaaaacactatTAAGCAAGcttaagggatttttttctcctcctggaTTCACCTTCAACTCTCCAGCTAGGCTGGGAGTGGggcattttggtttctttttttaagccaaaCTCTGCAACTTCAGCAGCTTCTGTACGTTTACACCAATAGTTAGGGCCTTGTGTGACAGCACAACTTTCAGATATGGCTCTGAACACATGTACACTATATGTGAGCTCACTTTGTCACTTTTGTTTACAAGCTGTCCCCTTGAATAGATTGGGGGTCGGGCCTCTTTTACGCTTTAACCTTGAAAATACAATCCTGAGTAATGCGTGTCTGGAAGGAAGCTCTTTTCCTTGTAGTCAGAGACTCATCTGATAACTGCTGGTAATTCTGTGTCCCCTAGAATTAAAGAAGGAAATGGTGGTGTATGTTGTTATTGTAAGAGACCGTTCTTCCTTTGTGCATGGATCCATTAAGCAGCACATTCCTTCTGTGTAGCTTCCCCTGCCCATTAATCTATGCTTTACAGTCTTGGGATGTGGAACACTCTTTAGTATATACTACATATCCGGCTAAGGCTGCAGACTgtaccttttctgttttccagccaTGCTTCTAAATCGTGTTctcatgattattttttttaatgaatgtgtCAAATGCGTACAAAAATGACTTCTCTGACTGTCTGGGGAGAAATCTGAACTTGTACTGTAAGTCACTATTTTGTGAGCCTTATGGCTTCTCTTGCAAATCACTGTATGTAGTAGCTGGCATGTAAAAGGGAGTTTACTTAgctttttgaaagctgaaaaagcacTACATTGTTAGTTCAGGATGACATGAAtatttgggggaggagggagaaccCCACAGGCTGTAAGATGTTTTGATTGTAACTCGGACAGAAGGCATTTTGCCCTAATGTAACACTGCCTGATTCAGGAAATCACTATTACCTCATAGGGATTACTCTAACTGGACATTAAATTTATGTGAACAACATGCTTCTGAAGAGTATCCTTTATAGGAATGCTTTCTAGTTTTGTGGTGTTGGAAGGAACACGACTTAGAGTGTTACTTACTCATACCTTGTCCTTCACTAGCAGGGTCTCTTTCATTTACCTAGTGATCAGATGTGAAACCAGCTGCTGGGAGTAGCCCAGGTGAAGGTACATGCTGTGTACTGAGCTCCTATTCTGCTTACTCACATCTATCAACAATATCTTTTGCCAGAAGATAGGAAATGGAATTTCCTTGAACATCCTAAATGGAGATTTAGTTGCTATGCTGTGAAAACACAAATCGTTCCCTTTCTGCTAAGACCACCTTAAAATGATTACATAGTTCCATAGGCTAAATCCATATATTAAAATGGAGAAGTTCCATGTTACAAACTACAGAATACGACTTGCTGGACCTCCCTTGGTGTCTGACAGAGATATAGCTGGTATTTCATCTGTGTAGCATATTAAATGCTTTAAACTATGTCAAGCAATGTTGCGTGTCAcgtgaaaaaatgtttcagatctCATGGGAGTTTAATGCAGAAATGGTAGTATGACCACACAGGAAAATGACTTTTTCTCCCTTGTCACATTCATTCTCAACTATTCCTCTTATGATAAACATTAATGTTGAAAATTAACTTGATTTTTGCTATTAAAGAATCAAACTTTCTCAGTAGGGCAAAAAAACTCTGTTGTAAGTTTATAGCCAGTCACTTTGGGCAAAGTATGCTTCAAGTAAGATACAGCTTTCCAGCAGTCTGCATGCTCCCATTTAAACAAGGTATCGCCtaatgataattttattttcctggtgtCCTGCTCTGTCTCCAAATGATGGGAACCTTTTTAACAGCCCCAGTTAGTTACCACTGAGTAAAACTAAGGGCCTGTACTTGCCTTTGGGCAAGTTCAGAGTCTGACAGCTTTCGCTAATGGGGCCAAATCCAGAAGAGTAAAACCTTCACCTGCAGTGACTGTGTACTTGAAAGCTGCAACAATATGGAGATTCACTAGAGGGAGCTTGAATATTTTGCACAAAACTCCACCACATAAACTATGTCCTATGCCACAGTAATCATACTTAACTTGATCTCATGTGAAAGTATGGCTGGGAGTAAATAATTGCCTATGTGTGACTTCTACACCATTCaaacgctttttttttttaccccctctGTGCAGTTGAACTTgtatttagaatttattttaaaagaaattatatagTTAAAGCTAACACTTAAATATTCCATTAAggggaaggtgtccttaaaagGATGTCAGTATAAACATATCTATATAAAGTAGATACAGAAATCTACAACTGTTGCTTGCCTGAAGTACTCTCACACTCAGCTAGCTACAGCGCATCTCCTTCTCTCCATACACGGAAAAATGTTCTAGCCTTGTGGCAAAAGCGGCACATCACTTTGGCAGTATAAGCAGTTTTTATGCCACAGtataaatacatacaataaGCCAATAAAATGCAGTACATGGAACTTTCCAATTCAAAGCTATCCTGTTTTCTCACATTCAAA
This portion of the Pelecanus crispus isolate bPelCri1 chromosome 15, bPelCri1.pri, whole genome shotgun sequence genome encodes:
- the CPTP gene encoding ceramide-1-phosphate transfer protein; the encoded protein is MAAAGAFSLREVLAAFQTCVTERREVLLGPYLCGWRGLIRFLHSLGAIFSFVSKDAVAKVQIMENYCRGEQREKYVSLQSMVEYELASGLVDVQKRSGRPDSGCRTVLRLHRALRWLQLFLEGLRTGGEDSRTSVICTDSYNASLASYHPWIVRKTATVAFCTLPPRNAFLEIMNVGTPEEAVAMLGEALPHICDVYGITQELFAQHKLLDLP